The proteins below come from a single Juglans regia cultivar Chandler chromosome 12, Walnut 2.0, whole genome shotgun sequence genomic window:
- the LOC108997551 gene encoding protein DA1-related 1 gives MGWLTKILKGSSYKGQYHGKYHEERNWDEARNSVDELTDIEKEEIDCAIALSLAEEDHKGKKVIDDDSQSEEDEHLARAQPEEDEHLAQPEEDEHVAKVQLEEDEQLAKALQESMNVESPPRYDSRNIFQPYPFFSSGGYRICAGCNTEIGHGRFLSCMGAVWHPECFRCRACNQPITDYEYSMSGNHPYHKSCFKEQNHPRCDVCKNFIPTNSAGLIEYRAHPFWLQKYCPSHERDRTPRCCSCERMEPRDTRYLLLDDGRKLCLECLDSAIMDTHECQPLYLEIQEFYEGLNMKVEQQVPMLLVERQALNEAMEGEKNGHHHLPETRGLCLSEEQTVTTILRRPRIGAGYRIIDMITEPYRLSRRCEVTAILVLYGLPRLLTGSILAHEMMHAWLRLKGYPNLSPEVEEGICQVLAHMWLDSEIYSVSGSDVASSSSSSPSSSSSSSSNTSSKKGKRSDFEKKLGEFFKHQIESDTSSAYGDGFRLGNQAVLKYGLKRTLDHIRMTGSFP, from the exons ATAAAGGGCAATATCATGGGAAATATCATGAAGAAAGAAATTGGGATGAAGCTCGTAATTCAGTG GATGAACTGACAGATATcgagaaagaagaaattgattGTGCTATTGCACTTTCCCTTGCAGAAGAAGAccataaaggaaaaaaagtgaTTG ATGATGACTCCCAATCGGAGGAAGATGAACATCTTGCTAGAGCTCAACCCGAGGAAGATGAACATCTTGCTCAACCCGAGGAAGATGAACATGTCGCTAAAGTTCAATTGGAGGAAGATGAACAACTTGCGAAAGCTCTTCAGGAAAGTATGAATGTGGAGTCCCCTCCTCGATATGATAGCAGAAATATATTTCAACCTTATCCATTCTTCTCGTCAGGTGGATACAG GATCTGTGCTGGCTGCAACACTGAGATTGGCCATGGACGGTTTTTGAGTTGCATGGGTGCTGTTTGGCATCCAGAATGTTTTCGGTGTCGTGCTTGCAATCAACCTATTACTGATTATGAG TATTCTATGTCTGGCAATCACCCTTATCACAAATCGTGCTTTAAGGAGCAGAATCACCCAAGATGTGATGTTTGCAAGAACTTT ATCCCAACAAATTCAGCAGGTCTTATTGAGTATAGGGCACATCCTTTCTGGCTACAAAAGTACTGCCCCTCACATGAACGCGATAGGACTCCTCGTTGTTGTAGCTGTGAAAGAATGGAG CCAAGGGACACAAGATATCTGTTGCTTGATGATGGTCGGAAGCTATGTCTGGAGTGTCTAGACTCAGCCATTATGGATACTCATGAATGTCAACCTCTTTACCTTGAAATACAAGAATTTTATGAAGGTTTAAATATGAAAGTGGAGCAGCAAGTCCCAATGCTCTTGGTTGAGAGACAAGCACTAAATGAGGCAATGGAGGGAGAAAAGAAT GGTCATCATCACTTACCTGAGACCAGAGGACTTTGTTTGTCGGAAGAACAGACCGTTACGACT ATCCTAAGGCGGCCAAGGATTGGGGCAGGCTACCGGATCATAGACATGATAACTGAGCCTTATAGGCTGAGTCGTCGATGCGAAGTGACAGcaattcttgttttatatgGCCTCCCAAG GTTATTGACGGGTTCAATCCTGGCTCACGAGATGATGCATGCGTGGCTCAGGCTTAAAG GTTACCCCAATCTGAGTCCAGAGGTTGAAGAAGGTATCTGCCAGGTCTTAGCTCATATGTGGTTGGACTCTGAGATATATTCAGTATCTGGAAGTGATGTTGcctcttcatcatcttcatcaccatcttcctcatcctcatcatccTCTAATACATCATCAAAAAAGGGTAAAAGATCCGACTTTGAGAAGAAACTAGGTGAGTTTTTTAAACACCAGATCGAGTCCGATACATCATCAGCTTATGGAGATGGATTCAGGTTAGGTAACCAGGCGGTGCTCAAATACGGTCTGAAGAGAACTCTTGACCATATTCGAATGACAGGAAGCTTTCCATAG
- the LOC108997520 gene encoding uncharacterized protein LOC108997520 codes for MAVILYKIWTRRNCFVFKNIFNSPLVLVKSALNDVEVFHESHLRLTYDAASLPQQITEVEWRPPTDPFYKLNFDAAFDSEKRLMGIGIVVRNSRGEVLVVVSAPKSHICSAFSAKCYALLRSIKLCQELCLYQVVFEGDAKAIVDSVNGYNNSHSWQGLLIDDIQFLIKGHADWNLIFTKRTGNKAAHIAAKLGMYLDSESVWIEEGPLEVLSVTLLEKPCTCLI; via the coding sequence ATGGCTGTTATTCTTTACAAGATCTGGACAAGAAGGAATTGTTTTgtctttaaaaacatttttaatagtCCACTTGTTTTAGTTAAATCAGCATTGAATGATGTAGAAGTTTTTCATGAATCTCATTTGAGATTAACTTATGATGCAGCTAGCCTACCTCAACAGATCACTGAAGTGGAATGGAGGCCTCCAACAGATCCCTTCTATAAGTTAAATTTTGATGCTGCCTTTGACTCTGAGAAGAGGCTGATGGGTATTGGCATAGTGGTAAGGAATAGCAGAGGTGAAGTGCTAGTTGTGGTTTCTGCTCCCAAAAGtcatatttgttctgcattttctGCAAAATGCTATGCACTTCTAAGAAGCATCAAGTTGTGCCAAGAGCTGTGCTTATACCAGGTGGTGTTCGAGGGAGATGCTAAGGCAATAGTGGATAGTGTTAATGGTTATAACAACAGCCATTCCTGGCAAGGGCTTTTGATTGATGACATACAATTCTTAATAAAGGGACATGCAGATTGGAACCTGATTTTTACTAAGAGAACTGGAAATAAAGCTGCTCATATTGCAGCAAAGTTAGGCAtgtatttagatagtgaatcAGTGTGGATAGAGGAGGGTCCCCTGGAAGTTTTGTCAGTCACTTTGCTTGAGAAGCCATGTACTTGCTTGATTTGA
- the LOC108997497 gene encoding probable calcium-binding protein CML41 — translation METDRVPKKPSKWFSNKTLRVSLHRRGSKSGSGSLSSPRSPTSAEAPKCITREEELREVFRYFDGDGDGKISAPELRAYFGSIGEHMPHEEAQAVIEDLDSDGDNLLDFQDFLRLMKRDGTTGGDEDLRKAFEMFEMEKGSGSITPRSLQRMLQRLGDAKSQDECEAMIRVYDTDGNGELDFNEFHQMMMA, via the coding sequence ATGGAGACCGACAGAGTTCCTAAAAAACCCTCAAAATGGTTCTCTAACAAAACTCTTAGGGTAAGCCTTCATCGTCGGGGATCGAAGTCTGGCTCAGGTTCATTAAGCTCTCCTAGATCTCCGACATCAGCAGAAGCCCCAAAGTGCATCACAAGAGAAGAGGAGCTGAGAGAAGTTTTTCGTTATTTCGATGGGGATGGCGATGGAAAAATCTCTGCCCCAGAGCTCAGAGCATACTTTGGGTCGATTGGAGAGCACATGCCGCATGAAGAGGCTCAGGCGGTAATCGAAGATCTTGACTCGGACGGGGACAATCTTTTGGACTTCCAAGACTTTCTGAGGCTGATGAAGAGGGATGGTACTACTGGGGGTGATGAGGACTTGAGGAAGGCATTTGAGATGttcgaaatggagaaagggtcAGGGAGCATAACCCCCAGAAGCTTGCAGAGGATGTTGCAGCGCCTTGGAGACGCAAAGTCACAGGATGAGTGCGAAGCCATGATTCGAGTCTATGACACAGATGGCAATGGAGAGCTTGATTTTAACGAGTTCCACCAAATGATGATGGCTTAA